Proteins encoded in a region of the Triticum dicoccoides isolate Atlit2015 ecotype Zavitan chromosome 3A, WEW_v2.0, whole genome shotgun sequence genome:
- the LOC119271584 gene encoding uncharacterized protein LOC119271584 yields the protein MESGGGARVRRQLQAVGRVAAYLGGGFLLLSTASTAAVRSLRFLSDTNQRKFAMQCGACEGKGTYGCRLCRGSATVEWSPLYDPVFVNPCLCPTCDGTRVQRCLNCLGKGYA from the exons ATGGAATCCGGCGGCGGCGCCCGCGTACGGCGGCAGCTCCAAGCCGTGGGACGTGTCGCAGCGTACCTCGGcggcggcttcctcctcctctccacagCATCCACCGCCGCCGTCCGCTCCCTCCGCTTCCTCTCCGATACCAACCAG AGAAAATTCGCGATGCAGTGTGGTGCCTGCGAGGGGAAGGGAACCTACGGGTGCAGGCTCTGCAGGGGTAGCGCCACGGTCGAATGGTCTCCGCTCTACGACCCGGTGTTCGTTAACCCGTGTCTCTGCCCTACTTGTGATGGTACCAG GGTACAGCGCTGCTTGAATTGCCTGGGCAAAGGCTATGCATGA